The genome window CGCAGGTAGACGCCGATAATGTACCGGAACTGGTCGCACTGATTAAAAAAGAGCAGCCGGATCTCGTGCTGAACGTCGCACTGCCCTATCAGGACCTGCATATCATGGATGCCTGTTTAGAAACCGGCGTGGATTACCTCGACACGGCAAATTATGAACCGCTGGAAACCGCAAAGTTTGAATACAGCTGGCAGTGGGCGTATGACGAGCGTTTTAAAAACGCCGGAATTATGGCATTGCTCGGCTCCGGTTTTGATCCCGGCGTGACCAGCGTATTCTGTACCTGGATTCAAAAACACTGCCTCGATGAAATTCATGAAATTGACATCATCGACTGCAATGCCGGAAATCACGGACAGCCGTTTGCCACCAATTTTAATCCGGAAATCAATATTCGCGAAGTGACCGCAAAGGGCCGCTACTGGGAAAACGGCGCGTGGATTGAAACCGATCCGCTTTCGGTGAAACAGGAGTTCACCATGCCGGAAAACCTCGGTACGCTGAACATTTATCTGATGTACCACGAAGAGCTTGAGTCGCTTGCTAAACATATCCCGCATCTCAAGCGCGCGCGATTCTGGATGAGTTTTTCGGATAATTATCTGAAACATCTCGAGGTGCTCGAAAACGTCGGCATGACGCGCATCGACGAGGTGGAGTATAACGGGCAGAAAATTATTCCGCTCAAATTCCTCAAAGCCCTGCTGCCTGATCCGGCGAGCCTCGGCCCGCTGACTAAAGGCAAGACCTGCATCGGCTGCCGGTGCAAAGGAATTAAAGACGGTCAGGAAAAAACTATTTATGTCTACAATATTTGCGACCACGAAGAATGCTATAAAGAGGTGCGGTCGCAGGCGATTTCCTATACCACCGGCGTGCCGGCAATGATCGGCGCCAAACTCATGCTCACCGGAATATGGAAAGGCGCCGGCGTATTTAATATGGAGCAGTTCGATCCCGATCCGTTCATGGACGAACTCAACCGCTGCGGCCTGCCGTGGAAATGCGTGGAAGTATAAGTAAAACCGGTATAATTCGGCACGGAGCGTGTCGGCAGGAATTGGTGTCGCCGGTTTTATATTCTACTGCTGAATTAAAAATGAGTATTAGTGACAAGTTTTGTCAAAACCGTTATTGCACCGCAAAGGCATTTAAAAAATTGCGCAAGATATTGCTGCAGCAGTTTTTTTGTGTTTTAACCTTATTTGAAGGAGACTGAAGATGAGTAAACGTGTGATTATTGGAATTCAGATTGCAGAACGCGCAAAGCTGGCAGCGGAAGTCCAAACGGTGCTGACGGAATTCGGTTGCGATATCCGCACACGCCTCGGTTTGCACGGCGGTGAAAAAGGAAGCTGCCCGGCCGACGGTTTGATTCTGCTTGAACTCGTGTGCGATAAAAAAGCCGGTACGATCAAAGAAAAACTCGCGGCGATTCCCGGCGTGAATGTTCAAATGATGGTTTTTGAGTAGGTAGAACGCGCTCTCCGGGCGCATGATACCGGCTCACAGATCATGCTCCTGTTTTTACTTCCGCCGTTTTGCCTGCCAGGCGCACAGTTTGTCGTGAAAACAGATGAACCAGCGCTGCCGGCGAATCCAGGCGTCAAGCCGTTTTGACATGCGCATGAAGCAGAAAACTGCTGCGAGCAGAAACGGCGTCTGCGGAAAAAGCGGAATCGCGAGGCCGATGAGTCCGAGCAGCAGAAAAAAAAGTCCGGCAAGCAGCCACAGCCCGCGATGCAATGGATTGGAAATTGCCTTCATGTATTACGGGCAGCGGCCGGCAAAATTCAGCCCGAGCATTGGATCGAAACCGACCATGAGGTTCATATTCTGCAGTGCGTTGCCCGCCTGGCCTTTCATTAGATTGTCGATATGCGAAATAATCCGCAACCGGTTGGTACGAATGTCGACATCCACAATCAAATTACAAAAGTTAGTCCCGTTCACCTGTGCTGTGCCGATATTGGCCCGGTTGTCAAAAATACGCACAAACGGTTTGCCGGCATAAAACGACTTATAAATATCTATCACCTGCGCGGCGGTCATCGTTTCGTTCAGATCGGCATAAAGACAGGAGAGAATTCCGCGGCAGAGCGGCAGCACCTGCGTGGTCATCGTCACAGTGACGGCTTCACCGGCAAGCGCAGAAAGTTCCTGTTCGATTTCAACCATGTGCTGATGTCCGGCAAGCTTATAGGCATTGATCTGTTCATAGCGTGCCGGATAGTGAAACGCCGGCGACAGCTTTTTCCCGGCGCCGGAAACACCGGTTTTGCAGTCGCAGATTACACTGTTCCAATTGAAAATTTTTGCCGCTGCAGCCGGCGCAAGCCCGAGAATACAGCTCACCGCAAAGCAGCCGGGATTACCGGCAAGCTTCTGTTCCGCGCCGAACGAATGTAATTCTGGAAGTCCGTAGACTGTTTGCGACAGAAGCTCCGGCGCGGCATGTTGCGGGTTTTTCCCGATGAATGTGGCGTAAGCGTGATATTTTTCCGGTGTGGTAAAACGGAAATCGCCGCTATAGTCAACCACGTGCGCGCCTTTATCCAGCTCAGCGCCGGCAGTTTGCATGCCGACTCCATCCGGCGTGGAGAAGAAAACTGCGTCGTAGATTT of Kiritimatiellales bacterium contains these proteins:
- a CDS encoding saccharopine dehydrogenase family protein → MSKVLIIGAGGVSGVVVHKCAQNSDVFNEIVLASRTKSKCDAIAAQISMPVKTAQVDADNVPELVALIKKEQPDLVLNVALPYQDLHIMDACLETGVDYLDTANYEPLETAKFEYSWQWAYDERFKNAGIMALLGSGFDPGVTSVFCTWIQKHCLDEIHEIDIIDCNAGNHGQPFATNFNPEINIREVTAKGRYWENGAWIETDPLSVKQEFTMPENLGTLNIYLMYHEELESLAKHIPHLKRARFWMSFSDNYLKHLEVLENVGMTRIDEVEYNGQKIIPLKFLKALLPDPASLGPLTKGKTCIGCRCKGIKDGQEKTIYVYNICDHEECYKEVRSQAISYTTGVPAMIGAKLMLTGIWKGAGVFNMEQFDPDPFMDELNRCGLPWKCVEV
- a CDS encoding DUF454 family protein, which gives rise to MKAISNPLHRGLWLLAGLFFLLLGLIGLAIPLFPQTPFLLAAVFCFMRMSKRLDAWIRRQRWFICFHDKLCAWQAKRRK
- the argC gene encoding N-acetyl-gamma-glutamyl-phosphate reductase; the encoded protein is MKSVKVVGATGYGGVGIIELLLKHPEFKIGCLVAAQETGMRISDVYPHLTGFCDDIVVTPDDPRAQEIYDAVFFSTPDGVGMQTAGAELDKGAHVVDYSGDFRFTTPEKYHAYATFIGKNPQHAAPELLSQTVYGLPELHSFGAEQKLAGNPGCFAVSCILGLAPAAAAKIFNWNSVICDCKTGVSGAGKKLSPAFHYPARYEQINAYKLAGHQHMVEIEQELSALAGEAVTVTMTTQVLPLCRGILSCLYADLNETMTAAQVIDIYKSFYAGKPFVRIFDNRANIGTAQVNGTNFCNLIVDVDIRTNRLRIISHIDNLMKGQAGNALQNMNLMVGFDPMLGLNFAGRCP